The following coding sequences are from one Geothrix sp. window:
- the tatC gene encoding twin-arginine translocase subunit TatC, which translates to MAIPATPPEKMSFWEHLQELRVRIVRSLLIVAGAFAFTYGFPFGYRDIPPLRFKLWAWAQKPFMEAMAAQTHKPISELQPFAFTDLTEPFFSMMRLSLWAAAFVAAPFLFYQLWAFIRPGLLPKERRLVIPFVVVTSGCFLLGSAFAYTQAFKFLGDILFQEAAAAGLRANLHASDYLDLFISTTLITGIMFELPVLFFFLARFRIVTARWMLKYWRHATMVILIFSAFFTPGDVVVTTIFFSIVLLGLYFISVAVAWLAEPRQPR; encoded by the coding sequence ATGGCGATTCCGGCCACCCCGCCCGAGAAAATGAGCTTCTGGGAGCACCTGCAGGAGCTGCGGGTGCGCATCGTGCGCTCCCTGCTCATCGTGGCGGGCGCCTTCGCCTTCACGTACGGCTTCCCGTTCGGCTACCGGGACATCCCCCCCCTCCGCTTCAAGCTCTGGGCCTGGGCCCAGAAGCCCTTCATGGAGGCCATGGCGGCCCAGACCCACAAGCCCATCTCGGAGCTGCAACCCTTCGCCTTCACGGATCTCACCGAGCCGTTCTTCAGCATGATGCGGCTCTCGCTGTGGGCGGCCGCCTTCGTTGCGGCACCCTTCCTGTTCTACCAGCTATGGGCCTTCATCCGGCCCGGCCTGCTGCCCAAGGAACGCCGCCTCGTCATCCCCTTCGTGGTGGTGACTTCAGGCTGTTTCCTCCTTGGCTCCGCCTTCGCCTACACCCAGGCCTTCAAGTTCCTGGGCGACATCCTCTTCCAGGAAGCCGCCGCCGCCGGCCTGCGGGCGAACCTGCACGCCTCGGACTACCTCGACCTGTTCATCTCGACCACCCTCATCACCGGCATCATGTTCGAGCTGCCGGTGCTGTTCTTCTTCCTGGCCCGGTTCCGCATCGTGACCGCCCGGTGGATGCTGAAGTACTGGCGCCACGCCACCATGGTCATCCTGATCTTCAGCGCCTTCTTCACGCCCGGCGACGTGGTGGTCACGACCATCTTCTTCAGCATCGTGCTGCTGGGCCTCTACTTCATCTCCGTCGCCGTAGCCTGGCTCGCCGAACCCCGCCAGCCCAGGTAG
- the tatA gene encoding twin-arginine translocase TatA/TatE family subunit, translating into MGNLGMMEILLIGIALLIFFGPSRLPELGKSLGKGIQEFKKASRELTDSVKEDVTADKDKK; encoded by the coding sequence ATGGGCAACCTGGGAATGATGGAAATCCTGCTGATCGGCATCGCGCTGCTGATCTTCTTCGGGCCTTCGCGGTTGCCGGAACTGGGCAAGAGCCTGGGCAAGGGCATCCAGGAGTTCAAGAAGGCCAGCCGCGAGCTCACCGATTCCGTGAAGGAAGACGTCACGGCCGACAAGGACAAGAAGTAG
- a CDS encoding AtuA-related protein, which produces MTRIRLEDIAHARSGDKGDGSNVGIIAYTEAGFRLLQRELTAERVKHHFSSICKGGVDRFEVPNLKAINFILHDSLGGGGSESVKTDAQGKTHGQALLRMELDLPGDVSLADLRP; this is translated from the coding sequence ATGACCAGGATCAGGCTGGAAGACATCGCCCACGCCCGCAGCGGCGACAAGGGCGACGGCTCCAACGTGGGCATCATCGCCTACACCGAGGCGGGGTTCCGCCTCCTGCAGCGGGAGCTCACGGCCGAGCGCGTGAAGCATCACTTTTCAAGCATATGCAAAGGTGGTGTTGATCGATTCGAAGTTCCTAACCTCAAGGCCATCAATTTCATCCTGCACGACTCCCTCGGCGGGGGCGGCAGCGAAAGCGTGAAAACCGACGCCCAGGGCAAGACTCACGGGCAGGCCCTGCTTAGAATGGAACTGGACCTGCCGGGCGACGTGTCGCTGGCCGATCTGCGACCCTGA
- a CDS encoding UDP-glucose dehydrogenase family protein, with product MQVLVIGSGYVGLVAAACFAEAGHRILGVDVDAAKVATLSRGESPIFEPGLDDLLTKHLASGALRFTTDLKAGIAEADAAFICVGTPQSEDGSADMKYVLAVAGQLGDAMALRATDAKPLIVVDKSTVPVGTAARVHAEIAVHTDRAFEVVSNPEFLREGSAIGDFLEPDRVVVGCRSDHAETVMKALYQPFLDRSGGKWFRMDPPSAELTKYAANAMLALRISFINEIANLAESVGADVDHVKTAIGADHRIGPAFLNPGPGFGGSCFPKDLQALLKVGREQGHPLMTLAATVEANRHQKQVLLRKVKAHFGVKSGVPAPLKNRRFALWGLAFKADTDDIRESMALELIEGLVNLGAEVVVHDFAAMEAVRARIGDKVRYAESPLAACEGADALLIATEWAQYREADLEAVAKALKARRIFDGRNLFRPEAMEAKGWTYHSLGRRAVEAK from the coding sequence ATGCAGGTGCTGGTCATCGGTTCAGGTTACGTGGGGCTGGTCGCCGCCGCCTGCTTCGCGGAGGCGGGTCACCGCATCCTCGGCGTGGACGTGGACGCGGCCAAGGTGGCCACCCTCTCCCGGGGCGAGTCCCCCATCTTCGAGCCGGGCCTGGACGACCTGCTCACCAAGCACCTGGCCTCCGGCGCCCTGCGCTTCACCACCGACCTCAAGGCGGGCATCGCCGAGGCGGATGCCGCCTTCATCTGCGTGGGCACCCCCCAGAGCGAAGACGGCAGCGCCGACATGAAGTACGTGCTGGCCGTGGCCGGCCAGCTGGGTGACGCCATGGCCCTGCGCGCCACGGACGCCAAACCCCTCATCGTGGTGGACAAGAGCACGGTGCCCGTGGGCACGGCGGCCCGAGTCCACGCGGAGATCGCCGTGCACACGGACCGCGCCTTCGAGGTCGTGAGCAACCCCGAGTTCCTGCGCGAAGGCTCGGCCATCGGCGACTTCCTGGAGCCCGACCGCGTGGTGGTGGGCTGCCGCTCGGATCATGCCGAGACCGTCATGAAGGCCCTCTACCAGCCCTTCCTGGACCGCAGCGGCGGCAAGTGGTTCCGCATGGATCCGCCCAGCGCCGAGCTGACCAAGTACGCGGCCAACGCCATGCTGGCCCTGCGCATCAGCTTCATCAACGAGATCGCCAACCTGGCCGAGTCCGTGGGTGCGGACGTGGACCACGTGAAGACCGCCATCGGCGCGGACCACCGCATCGGCCCCGCCTTCCTCAACCCCGGCCCCGGCTTCGGCGGCTCCTGCTTCCCCAAGGACCTGCAGGCGCTCCTGAAGGTGGGCCGAGAGCAGGGTCACCCGCTCATGACGCTCGCCGCCACCGTGGAAGCCAACCGCCACCAGAAGCAGGTGCTCCTCCGGAAGGTGAAGGCCCACTTCGGCGTGAAGTCCGGCGTGCCGGCTCCGCTGAAGAACAGGCGCTTCGCCCTCTGGGGCCTGGCCTTCAAGGCCGATACGGACGACATCCGGGAAAGCATGGCCCTGGAGCTCATCGAAGGCCTGGTGAACCTGGGCGCCGAGGTGGTGGTCCACGACTTCGCCGCCATGGAGGCCGTGCGGGCCAGGATCGGCGACAAGGTGCGCTATGCGGAGTCCCCCCTGGCGGCCTGCGAGGGTGCCGATGCCCTCCTCATCGCCACCGAGTGGGCCCAGTACCGCGAGGCCGACCTGGAGGCCGTGGCCAAGGCCCTCAAGGCCCGCCGCATCTTCGACGGCCGCAACCTGTTCCGTCCCGAGGCCATGGAGGCCAAGGGCTGGACCTACCACTCCCTGGGTCGCCGCGCCGTGGAAGCGAAATGA
- a CDS encoding MotA/TolQ/ExbB proton channel family protein, translated as MVILMAPTGSEVNLLEVMLHAGPVSKSVLVILAAFSLLSWVVILRKGLLYHRSRTVSEAFRGAFKRATDWREFKQQVEKFSLSPLVGLFVAGYGEVTYQLRQVGQDGRPQLRSMEAVERSLQRASVVEMGRLERSLGSLATVAAVSPFIGLFGTVWGIIDAFRGIGATGNANLATVAPGISEALVATAIGLVAAIPALMAYNFFQGQLKQFQTELDDFSLEFISLSERNFT; from the coding sequence ATGGTGATCCTGATGGCACCCACGGGCAGCGAGGTCAATCTGCTGGAGGTCATGCTCCATGCGGGGCCGGTCTCCAAGTCGGTGCTCGTGATCCTGGCGGCGTTCTCCCTCCTCAGCTGGGTGGTGATCCTGCGCAAGGGCCTGCTCTACCACCGCAGCCGCACCGTCTCCGAGGCGTTCCGGGGCGCGTTCAAGCGGGCCACGGACTGGCGCGAGTTCAAGCAGCAGGTGGAGAAGTTCTCCCTCAGCCCCCTGGTGGGCCTCTTCGTGGCCGGCTACGGTGAGGTGACCTACCAGCTGCGGCAGGTGGGCCAGGACGGCAGGCCCCAGCTGCGCAGCATGGAAGCCGTGGAGCGCAGCCTCCAGCGGGCCAGCGTGGTGGAGATGGGCCGGCTGGAGCGCTCCCTCGGAAGCCTGGCCACCGTGGCGGCCGTGAGCCCCTTCATCGGGCTCTTCGGCACCGTGTGGGGCATCATCGACGCCTTCCGCGGCATCGGTGCGACCGGCAACGCCAACCTTGCCACCGTGGCCCCCGGCATCTCGGAGGCCCTGGTGGCCACGGCCATCGGCCTGGTGGCGGCCATCCCCGCGCTCATGGCCTACAACTTCTTCCAGGGCCAGCTGAAGCAGTTCCAGACGGAGCTGGACGACTTCTCCCTGGAGTTCATCAGTCTTTCCGAACGGAACTTCACCTGA
- a CDS encoding DUF3473 domain-containing protein, whose translation MATEHSLALCADLGATATWFCLGDQARRHPALLHRIAGAGHAIGLHGLTHRRAFEMDRGAWRASLRDGKALLEDLSGQPVVGYRAPEWSLRGVAADWWRDLPELGFRYDSSRVPLAVIGNPAAPRRPHLLTEGLWELPPPVLWSGPVRMPLWGWGPRVMPFSLVRRALETLALEDAGTPLVLHPWELDAEQPRLPGLSLGHRYTHSIGLRGYGGRLRELLDGFRLTSLEAWVDAQ comes from the coding sequence CTGGCCACGGAGCACTCCCTGGCGCTCTGCGCGGACCTGGGCGCCACGGCCACCTGGTTCTGCCTGGGCGACCAGGCCCGGCGCCACCCCGCGCTGCTGCACCGCATCGCCGGCGCCGGCCACGCCATCGGCCTGCACGGGTTGACGCACCGGCGGGCCTTCGAGATGGACCGCGGGGCCTGGCGGGCTTCATTGCGCGACGGCAAGGCCCTGCTGGAGGACCTCAGCGGGCAACCCGTGGTGGGCTACCGGGCCCCGGAGTGGAGCCTGCGCGGAGTTGCCGCCGACTGGTGGCGGGACCTGCCCGAGCTGGGCTTCCGCTACGACTCCAGCCGCGTGCCCCTCGCCGTGATCGGAAACCCTGCCGCCCCGCGCCGCCCCCACCTGCTGACCGAAGGCCTGTGGGAGCTGCCGCCGCCCGTGCTCTGGTCCGGGCCGGTGCGCATGCCGCTCTGGGGCTGGGGCCCGCGCGTCATGCCCTTCAGCCTGGTGCGCCGGGCCCTGGAGACCCTGGCCCTGGAGGACGCGGGCACGCCCCTGGTGCTGCACCCCTGGGAACTGGACGCGGAGCAGCCGCGCCTGCCGGGCCTGTCCCTGGGGCATCGCTACACCCACAGCATCGGGCTCCGGGGCTACGGGGGCCGGCTCCGGGAGCTCCTCGACGGCTTCCGGCTCACGAGCCTCGAGGCCTGGGTGGACGCGCAATGA
- the yaaA gene encoding peroxide stress protein YaaA translates to MTAVPLILLAPSEEKASGGVPGRLMETPAQRWAREQLVALAKQGSPEALRKAFDVKDLALDKARSEALALSGRVPLLPALSRYAGVAFQALAAASLPPAAWTQVYILSNLRGLVRGDEAVPPYKLKLGAIPGLKAHWRKALRTQLAALPEGPVWELLPGDAADLLKGWARPRHTVEIFDAQGRAISHFSKLYRGLVAHWILKHQQGDPRRVLKGRLPGCQWAGVAENDRGGLCLRLVVER, encoded by the coding sequence ATGACGGCCGTCCCGCTCATCCTGCTGGCCCCCTCCGAGGAGAAGGCCTCCGGCGGCGTTCCGGGCCGCCTGATGGAAACCCCCGCCCAGCGCTGGGCCCGGGAGCAGCTGGTGGCCCTGGCGAAGCAGGGCTCGCCCGAGGCCCTGCGGAAGGCCTTCGACGTGAAGGACCTGGCCCTGGACAAGGCCCGCAGCGAGGCGCTGGCGCTCTCGGGCCGGGTGCCGCTGCTGCCGGCCCTCTCGCGCTATGCGGGCGTGGCCTTCCAGGCACTGGCGGCGGCCTCGCTCCCGCCGGCGGCCTGGACCCAGGTCTACATCCTCTCCAACCTCCGCGGCCTGGTGCGCGGCGATGAGGCCGTCCCGCCCTACAAGCTGAAGCTCGGGGCGATCCCCGGCCTCAAGGCCCATTGGCGGAAGGCCCTCCGGACGCAGCTGGCGGCCCTGCCCGAGGGGCCCGTGTGGGAGCTGCTGCCGGGCGATGCCGCCGACCTGCTGAAGGGGTGGGCGCGGCCGCGGCACACCGTGGAGATCTTCGACGCGCAGGGCCGGGCCATCAGCCACTTCTCGAAGTTGTACCGGGGCCTGGTGGCCCACTGGATCCTGAAACATCAGCAGGGCGATCCCCGGCGGGTGCTGAAGGGCCGGCTGCCCGGATGCCAGTGGGCGGGCGTCGCCGAGAACGATCGCGGCGGGCTTTGCCTGCGCCTGGTGGTGGAACGGTGA